The following are encoded in a window of Arvicanthis niloticus isolate mArvNil1 chromosome 1, mArvNil1.pat.X, whole genome shotgun sequence genomic DNA:
- the Znf569 gene encoding zinc finger protein 569: MTEFEGLVTFKDVAIDFTPEEWKQLDPTQRNLYRNVMLENYNNLITVGPPLTKPDVIFKLEQEEEPCVVEKEVLRRHCPGEILGIDEHQKTQDRLLRQVFKGTFMTNEADECLKKFANTFSPNTDSIPSRHNLSDRDTNFGDHGNVKHPLPEEHSEYDDAMQPSYTSSPHFVLTPFKCNHCGKGFSQTLDLIRHLRVHTGGKLYECHQCGKGFSLKEKLINHHKLHSREQCYECNECGKTFIKMSNLIRHQRIHTGEKPYVCQECGKSFSQKSNLIDHEKIHTGEKPYECNECGKSFSQKQSLVAHQKVHTGERPYACNECGKAFPRIASLALHMRSHTGEKPYKCDKCGKAFSQFSMLIIHVRIHTGEKPYECSECGKAFSQSSALTVHIRSHTGEKPYECKECRKSFSHKKNFITHQKIHTREKPYGCNECGKAFIQMSNLVRHQRIHTGEKPYLCKECGKAFSQKSNLIAHEKIHSGEKPYECNECGKAFSQKQNFITHQKVHTGEKPYDCNKCGKAFSQIASLTLHLRSHTGEKPYECDKCGKAFSQCSLLNLHMRSHTGEKPYICNECGKAFSQRTSLIVHMRGHTGEKPYECNKCGKAFSQSSSLTIHIRGHTGEKPFDCSKCGKAFSQISSLTLHMRKHTGEKPYNCIECGKAFSQKSHLVRHQRIHTH, translated from the exons GGACTAGTGACATTCAAAGACGTGGCCATTGATTTCACCCCAGAAGAATGGAAGCAACTGGATCCTACTCAGCGGAACCTATATCGGAATGTGATGCTAGAAAATTATAACAACTTAATCACAGTAG GCCCACCACTCACCAAACCTGATGTGATTTTCAAGttggagcaagaggaagagcCATGTGTAGTGGAGAAAGAAGTGTTAAGGAGACACTGTCCAG GAGAGATTTTGGGAATTGATGAGCACCAGAAAACCCAGGACAGACTCTTGAGACAAGTTTTCAAGGGAACATTTATGACTAATGAAGCTGATGAATGTCTTAAGAAATTTGCAAATACATTTTCTCCAAACACAGACTCCATTCCTTCCAGACACAATCTCTCTGATCGTGACACCAATTTTGGTGATCATGGTAACGTAAAACACCCGTTGCCAGAGGAACATTCTGAATATGATGATGCTATGCAACCATCTTACACCAGCTCGCCCCACTTTGTACTGACCCCCTTTAAGTGTAACCATTGTGGAAAAGGCTTTAGTCAGACCTTGGACCTCATTAGACACCTGAGAGTTCATACAGGAGGGAAACTCTATGAATGCCACCAGTGTGGGAAAGGCTTTAGCCTCAAGGAGAAACTTATCAACCATCATAAACTTCACAGTCGGGAGCAGTGTTACGAGTGTAACGAATGTGGGAAAACTTTCATCAAGATGTCAAATCTCATTAGACATCAAAGAATTCACACCGGCGAAAAACCATACGTGTGCCAGgaatgtgggaaatccttcaGCCAGAAATCTAATCTCATTGATCACGAAAAAATTCACACTGGTGAGAAGCCTTacgaatgtaatgaatgtgggaaatccttcaGCCAGAAACAAAGCCTTGTTGCACATCAAAAAGTTCACACTGGGGAGAGACCGTACGCGTGTAACGagtgtggcaaagccttccctcGAATTGCTTCCCTTGCTCTTCACATGAGAAGTCACACGGGAGAAAAACCATATAAGTGTGATAAGTGTGGAAAAGCCTTTTCTCAGTTTTCCATGCTTATTATACACGTGAGAATCCACACTGGTGAGAAGCCTTACGAGTGCAGTGAGTGTGGAAAAGCCTTCTCTCAGAGCTCAGCACTAACTGTTCATATTAGAAGCCACACGGgcgagaaaccttatgaatgtaaggAATGCAGAAAATCCTTCAGTCATAAGAAAAACTTCATCACCCATCAGAAAATTCATACTCGAGAGAAACCTTATGGATGCaatgagtgtgggaaagcctttatcCAGATGTCAAACCTTGTCAGGCACCAGAGGATccacactggagaaaaaccttatctaTGTAAggaatgtggcaaagccttcagCCAGAAGTCAAATCTCATTGCTCATGAAAAAATTCActctggagagaaaccctatgaatgtaacgagtgtgggaaagccttcagccAGAAGCAAAACTTTATTACACATCAGAAAGTTCATACGGGAGAGAAGCCTTACGATTGTAATaaatgtgggaaagccttttcTCAGATTGCTTCCCTTACCCTCCATCTGAGAAGTCACACGGGAGAAAAGCCTTATGAGTGTGAtaagtgtgggaaagccttttcCCAGTGTTCACTGCTCAATTTACACATGAGAAGTCACACTGGGGAGAAGCCGTACATATGTAACGAGTGCGGGAAAGCCTTCTCTCAGAGAACTTCGCTCATCGTGCATATGAGAGGCCATACCGGggagaagccctatgaatgtaacaagtgtgggaaagccttctcCCAGAGCTCATCCCTCACTATACACATCCGAGGTCACACGGGCGAGAAACCCTTCGACTGCAGcaagtgtgggaaagccttctcTCAGATCTCTTCTCTCACACTTCACATGAGGAAacacacaggagagaagccctataaCTGTATTGAGTGTGGCAAAGCTTTCAGCCAAAAGTCGCACCTTGTCAGACACCAGAGAATCCACACTCATTAG